From Candidatus Manganitrophus morganii, the proteins below share one genomic window:
- a CDS encoding DNA translocase FtsK: MASSKSHNGYTDEIIGILLIVLGLLLGISLLTYHADDLSFSTISSDPKVQNAIGRVGANLSDLFFQLFGISSYLFPIFSIIIGVRFFREGRGLLTKQGLAGSALLLLTLSSLAELEWGGSTSITSPNLKGGVIGRILSRFFLDYFASIGSHIILLFLFLLGWMLISPFSPRAALSRLQERLLEARQSILEQIVIRQSKKKRRAAAPPAPSKAPEIARTPAVEPPPPKITIPPQQEVFPFIRPEEGDYRLPPLSLLADPSGAAKRMTEEEWVAQSRILERKLLDFDVEGKVTQVHPGPVVTMFEFEPAPGIKLNRITNLADDLALAMKAMQVRIVAPLPGKSTVGIEIPNVVREEVLLKEILSSPSYNQIGSKLRLALGKDIFGNSVSADLATMPHLLIAGSTGSGKSVGLNGMILSLLYSATPSEVKMLMIDPKMLEFSLYDGIPHLVAPVIVRAKAASDALRKMVAEMQRRYQLLAEKGVRNIDAYNKLLKNSPPPPPKTEEAVPGGKPPLEHGPLPYIVILIDELADLMMVAPRDVEDSITRLAQMARAAGIHLILATQRPSVDVITGVIKANFPARIAFCVSSKTDSRTILDANGAEQLLGKGDMLYLSAGTGKILRVHGSYVSEEEIKKVTTFVKEQASPHYEAALSEEDSSPEESSLSERDDLYEQARELVISTGQASASFIQRRMRVGYPRAARMIEMMEEDGVIGPASGGKPREILVKKDAN, encoded by the coding sequence ATGGCCTCCAGCAAATCCCATAACGGCTACACTGACGAAATCATCGGCATTCTCCTGATCGTCCTCGGACTTCTCCTCGGCATCAGTCTTTTGACCTATCACGCCGATGATCTTTCATTCTCGACCATCTCCTCCGATCCGAAGGTGCAAAACGCGATCGGACGGGTCGGCGCCAATCTCTCCGATCTCTTCTTTCAGTTGTTCGGAATCTCCTCTTATCTCTTCCCGATCTTTTCAATCATTATAGGGGTCCGGTTCTTCAGGGAAGGACGCGGCCTCCTCACCAAACAGGGCCTCGCCGGATCGGCCCTTCTCCTCCTGACCCTCTCCTCCCTGGCCGAATTGGAATGGGGAGGATCGACTTCGATCACCTCTCCCAACCTGAAGGGAGGGGTGATCGGGCGAATTCTCTCCCGCTTCTTCCTCGACTATTTTGCCTCGATTGGAAGCCATATCATCCTCCTTTTTCTTTTCCTTCTCGGGTGGATGTTGATCTCTCCCTTTTCCCCCCGCGCGGCGTTGAGCCGATTGCAAGAGCGACTCTTGGAGGCCCGACAATCGATCCTGGAGCAGATTGTGATCCGGCAAAGTAAAAAGAAGCGCCGCGCCGCGGCGCCGCCGGCCCCTTCCAAAGCGCCGGAAATCGCCCGGACGCCGGCCGTCGAGCCGCCGCCGCCGAAGATCACGATCCCCCCCCAGCAAGAGGTTTTTCCTTTTATCCGTCCGGAAGAAGGAGACTACCGGCTTCCCCCCCTTTCCCTCCTGGCCGACCCGTCCGGGGCGGCCAAACGAATGACCGAGGAAGAGTGGGTCGCGCAGTCTCGGATACTCGAAAGAAAGCTGCTCGATTTCGACGTGGAGGGAAAGGTCACGCAAGTCCATCCCGGACCGGTCGTGACGATGTTCGAGTTCGAGCCGGCCCCCGGCATTAAACTGAACCGGATCACCAATCTCGCCGACGACCTCGCCTTGGCGATGAAAGCGATGCAGGTCCGCATTGTCGCCCCCCTGCCGGGGAAATCAACCGTCGGGATTGAGATCCCGAACGTCGTTCGCGAAGAGGTGCTGTTGAAAGAGATCCTCTCCTCCCCCTCGTACAACCAGATCGGCTCCAAGCTTCGGCTGGCCCTCGGCAAAGATATCTTCGGGAATTCGGTTTCCGCCGATCTGGCCACGATGCCGCATCTGCTGATCGCCGGCTCGACCGGCTCCGGAAAAAGCGTCGGGTTGAACGGCATGATCCTCTCGCTTCTTTACTCGGCCACGCCGTCCGAGGTCAAGATGCTGATGATCGACCCGAAGATGCTCGAGTTTTCGCTCTACGACGGCATCCCGCATCTGGTCGCGCCGGTAATCGTTCGGGCCAAGGCGGCGTCCGATGCGCTTCGCAAGATGGTCGCCGAGATGCAGCGCCGCTATCAGCTCCTCGCGGAGAAGGGGGTGCGGAACATCGACGCGTACAACAAGCTCTTGAAGAACAGCCCTCCCCCGCCCCCCAAAACGGAGGAAGCGGTCCCGGGCGGAAAGCCGCCGCTGGAACATGGCCCCCTCCCCTATATCGTGATTCTCATCGACGAGCTGGCCGACCTGATGATGGTGGCGCCGCGCGATGTGGAAGATTCCATTACCCGCCTCGCGCAGATGGCCCGCGCCGCCGGGATCCACCTGATCCTGGCCACGCAGCGCCCCTCGGTCGATGTGATCACCGGCGTGATCAAAGCGAATTTCCCGGCGCGCATCGCCTTTTGTGTTTCATCAAAAACCGACTCCAGAACCATCCTCGACGCCAACGGCGCCGAGCAGCTCCTCGGAAAAGGGGACATGCTTTATCTCTCCGCCGGAACCGGAAAGATCCTCCGCGTTCACGGCTCCTACGTATCGGAAGAAGAGATTAAGAAGGTGACCACCTTCGTGAAGGAACAGGCTTCTCCCCATTATGAAGCCGCGTTGTCCGAAGAAGACTCCTCCCCGGAGGAATCTTCTTTGAGCGAGCGCGACGATCTTTACGAACAGGCGCGAGAGCTGGTGATCTCCACCGGGCAGGCCTCCGCCTCTTTCATTCAGCGCCGGATGCGGGTCGGCTACCCCCGCGCCGCCCGGATGATCGAGATGATGGAGGAAGACGGCGTCATCGGGCCGGCGTCGGGCGGAAAACCGAGGGAAATCCTCGTCAAGAAGGACGCCAACTAA
- the pdxA gene encoding 4-hydroxythreonine-4-phosphate dehydrogenase PdxA encodes MKPIIAVTMGDPSGIGPEVIVKGLLEKTTYTRCRPFVVGDPNRMSEAAARFAPELSTRRIKTLSEARFQEGTVEILEPPGKPLPSLEYGKTHPEAARAAFQAIKQAAEMALRGEIDGITTAPINKEGMKTIGFAFPGHTEFLADLAETDRFAMMMVGGGLKITLTTIHLPLREAITTIRKEIIVEAIRLTDGAMKQDFGIETPKIALAALNPHAGERGIFGDEEKQHVVPAVEAARLEKINVLGPFPADTLFYQLKTGRFDAAVALFHDQALIPIKLLAFGNAVNVTIGLPFIRTSVDHGTAYDIAGKGVADPGSLREALKLAAEMAESRKR; translated from the coding sequence ATGAAGCCGATCATCGCTGTCACGATGGGCGATCCGTCCGGGATCGGCCCGGAGGTGATTGTTAAAGGACTCCTGGAAAAAACAACCTATACCCGCTGCCGTCCCTTCGTCGTCGGAGATCCGAACCGGATGTCGGAAGCGGCGGCCCGTTTTGCCCCCGAGCTATCGACTCGCCGAATCAAAACACTTTCCGAAGCGCGCTTTCAGGAGGGAACCGTTGAAATCCTGGAACCCCCTGGGAAACCGCTTCCGTCGTTAGAATACGGAAAAACCCACCCCGAAGCGGCCCGCGCCGCCTTCCAGGCGATCAAGCAGGCGGCCGAGATGGCGTTGCGCGGGGAGATCGACGGGATCACCACCGCTCCGATCAACAAAGAGGGGATGAAGACGATCGGCTTTGCCTTTCCCGGCCACACCGAATTTCTGGCCGATCTCGCCGAGACCGACCGGTTCGCGATGATGATGGTCGGCGGCGGATTAAAAATCACCCTGACGACGATCCATCTTCCCCTCCGGGAGGCGATCACAACGATTCGGAAGGAGATCATCGTCGAGGCGATCCGCCTCACCGACGGGGCAATGAAACAAGACTTCGGCATCGAAACCCCAAAAATCGCCTTGGCGGCGCTGAATCCGCACGCCGGCGAGCGGGGCATCTTCGGCGATGAAGAAAAGCAGCATGTCGTCCCTGCCGTCGAAGCGGCCCGGCTGGAGAAAATCAATGTCCTCGGCCCGTTTCCGGCCGATACCCTTTTCTATCAATTAAAAACGGGACGGTTCGATGCCGCCGTCGCCCTCTTTCACGATCAGGCGCTCATCCCGATCAAGCTGTTGGCCTTCGGCAACGCCGTCAACGTCACCATCGGCCTCCCCTTCATTCGAACCTCCGTCGATCATGGGACGGCGTACGACATCGCCGGCAAAGGGGTCGCCGACCCCGGCAGCCTCCGCGAGGCCTTGAAGCTGGCGGCCGAGATGGCGGAGAGCCGAAAGCGATGA
- a CDS encoding ribonuclease J, with translation MSKEQLEKNVHPLRVIPLGGLGEIGMNMMAFEYEGSIVLVDAGLMFPENDMFGVDIVIPDFSFLLDPNKTVLGVFLTHGHEDHIGAVPYLLREMNVPIYGTPLTLGFLADKFKEHRSEFLREEDGSPITPRLITVKPREPIFVGPFCIEPISVTHSISDSVAYAITTPVGAVIHTGDFKIDPEPVGGSYFDVERFKAYGEKGVLALFSDSTNAEREGHTGSESRVGENFETLFAEAEGRIIVATFSSNIHRIDQIAQIASRLGRKVFLSGKSIIGNVKIARELGYLSFPLDQIAPLEELSRTPDPEVVLITTGSQGEPMSALYRMATDDHKQIQVKPGDTVILSARVIPGNEEDISRVINHLFRKGAIVLHEKIARVHVSGHASRDEQQKMIEWVRPEFFVPVHGEYRQMVSHAALAAKAGVDPGNILVIEDGDELVFRQGHCEKGNAIPARRIYIDGKGVGDVEQTVLKDRKHLGSDGVIVVTVAVDREGRKVRSGPTLLSRGFTGNDIEHPLWEEMALSLQTLLREVETDPAWGDHFAADLQQGIETRIKQTLKKIISKKMNRYPMIIPNVIVI, from the coding sequence ATGTCGAAAGAGCAGTTAGAAAAAAATGTCCATCCTCTCCGGGTGATCCCTCTCGGAGGACTGGGGGAGATCGGCATGAACATGATGGCCTTCGAATATGAAGGATCGATCGTGCTGGTCGATGCGGGACTGATGTTTCCCGAGAACGATATGTTCGGGGTCGACATCGTCATCCCCGACTTCTCCTTCCTCCTCGATCCGAACAAGACCGTTCTCGGCGTTTTCCTCACTCACGGACATGAAGACCATATCGGCGCGGTTCCTTACCTTCTCCGGGAAATGAACGTCCCGATTTATGGAACGCCGCTGACCCTCGGCTTTCTTGCGGACAAGTTTAAGGAACATCGGTCCGAATTCTTGCGGGAAGAGGACGGATCGCCGATCACCCCCCGTTTGATCACCGTCAAGCCGAGGGAGCCGATCTTTGTCGGACCGTTCTGCATCGAGCCGATCAGCGTGACGCACAGCATCTCCGACAGCGTCGCCTATGCGATTACGACGCCGGTCGGCGCCGTCATTCATACCGGCGATTTTAAGATCGATCCGGAACCGGTCGGCGGAAGCTACTTCGATGTCGAGCGCTTCAAAGCGTATGGCGAGAAAGGGGTGCTCGCCCTCTTCTCAGACAGCACCAACGCCGAGCGCGAAGGGCACACCGGATCGGAAAGCCGCGTCGGCGAGAATTTTGAAACGCTCTTCGCCGAAGCGGAAGGAAGGATCATCGTCGCGACGTTCTCATCGAACATCCACCGGATCGATCAGATCGCGCAAATCGCCAGCCGGCTCGGCCGAAAGGTCTTCCTCTCGGGAAAGAGCATCATCGGCAACGTGAAGATTGCCCGGGAGCTCGGCTATCTTTCCTTTCCACTCGACCAGATTGCCCCGCTGGAGGAGCTGAGCCGGACCCCCGATCCCGAGGTGGTCCTGATTACCACCGGCAGCCAGGGGGAACCGATGTCGGCCCTCTACCGGATGGCGACCGACGACCACAAGCAGATTCAGGTCAAGCCGGGCGATACGGTGATCCTCTCCGCACGCGTGATTCCGGGAAACGAAGAAGATATCTCGCGCGTCATCAATCATCTCTTCCGGAAGGGAGCCATCGTCCTGCACGAGAAGATCGCCCGTGTCCACGTTTCGGGACATGCCAGCCGGGACGAACAGCAAAAAATGATCGAGTGGGTCCGGCCCGAGTTTTTTGTCCCGGTCCACGGCGAATACCGCCAGATGGTCTCTCACGCCGCGCTCGCGGCGAAGGCCGGGGTTGATCCCGGAAATATCTTGGTCATCGAGGATGGGGACGAGCTCGTCTTTAGGCAGGGGCACTGCGAAAAGGGAAATGCGATCCCCGCCCGACGGATCTACATCGACGGGAAGGGAGTCGGAGACGTTGAGCAGACCGTCCTGAAAGACCGCAAACACCTCGGCTCGGACGGGGTCATCGTCGTGACAGTGGCGGTCGATCGGGAGGGGCGAAAAGTGCGATCCGGCCCGACCCTTCTCTCGCGCGGCTTCACCGGAAACGATATCGAACATCCCCTCTGGGAAGAGATGGCGCTCTCCCTCCAAACGCTCCTTCGCGAAGTGGAAACCGATCCCGCCTGGGGAGATCATTTTGCCGCCGACCTACAACAGGGGATTGAGACGCGGATCAAACAGACCTTGAAAAAGATCATCTCTAAGAAAATGAATCGTTATCCGATGATCATTCCCAATGTGATTGTGATCTGA
- a CDS encoding outer membrane lipoprotein carrier protein LolA, which translates to MKILSIIVTLLSLCVLAPHVAAEEDPAAVAAKIQSAYEKINDLQADFVQSVRFEDFDTPYVSKGKLFLKKGKMRWDYHEPSRQQIVVDGERLLFYIPEHQQAVKSRLGGESDGHLPLQLLSGAGRLDQDFQISIEEEPRSDRSIALRLIPKNKQSQLTKVVASVAPSPQVEGLVIQKVTLFERNGNVSTFSFEGIQINKGFSEDVFTVKYPKGTEVIESP; encoded by the coding sequence GTGAAAATCTTATCGATCATTGTGACGCTGCTGAGCCTCTGCGTCCTCGCTCCCCACGTCGCGGCCGAAGAAGACCCTGCCGCCGTGGCGGCCAAGATTCAAAGCGCATACGAAAAGATAAACGACCTGCAGGCCGACTTCGTGCAATCGGTCCGCTTCGAAGATTTCGACACCCCTTATGTCTCCAAAGGAAAGCTCTTCCTCAAGAAAGGGAAGATGCGTTGGGATTATCACGAGCCGAGCCGCCAGCAGATTGTCGTCGACGGAGAGCGCCTTCTTTTCTACATCCCCGAGCACCAACAGGCCGTGAAGAGCCGGCTCGGAGGGGAATCGGACGGCCATCTCCCCCTCCAGCTCCTCTCCGGCGCAGGCCGCCTCGACCAGGATTTCCAAATCTCCATCGAAGAGGAACCCCGGTCGGATCGATCGATCGCGCTTCGCCTGATTCCGAAAAACAAGCAGTCGCAATTGACCAAAGTCGTCGCCTCGGTGGCCCCTTCTCCCCAAGTGGAAGGATTGGTCATCCAAAAGGTGACCCTCTTTGAACGGAACGGGAATGTCTCGACCTTTTCATTTGAAGGAATTCAAATCAATAAAGGTTTTTCGGAGGATGTTTTCACCGTAAAATATCCGAAAGGAACGGAGGTCATCGAGTCCCCCTAG
- the rsmA gene encoding 16S rRNA (adenine(1518)-N(6)/adenine(1519)-N(6))-dimethyltransferase RsmA: MTETTPRPRKSWGQNFLIDYNIQRKILDTAEIGPGERVVEIGPGRGILTKGLLERGAELLAIEIDPLLVATLRQEIPSPHLHLLQEDALQYPYHQIPSPYKVVANLPYYLSTPLLFRLLEERQRISRMVLMLQKEVAERLVAPVGEKNYSVLSVMAQLYADIRIAFHVSRGCFRPRPDVDSSVISLTPLSHPRVPIRDEALFGRIVRGAFGHRRKRLANALADAGFPRDQVDAALQKIGLDPARRGETLSISEFALLADTLFD; the protein is encoded by the coding sequence ATGACCGAAACCACCCCCCGCCCTCGAAAATCGTGGGGCCAAAACTTCCTGATCGATTACAACATCCAGCGAAAGATCCTCGATACGGCTGAAATCGGGCCGGGAGAGCGGGTCGTCGAAATCGGGCCGGGCCGCGGCATCCTCACCAAAGGGCTGTTGGAGCGCGGGGCCGAGCTCCTGGCCATCGAAATCGACCCGCTTTTGGTCGCCACGCTCCGGCAAGAGATTCCCTCCCCCCATCTTCACCTCCTCCAGGAAGATGCGCTTCAGTACCCTTATCATCAGATCCCGTCCCCTTATAAAGTGGTCGCCAACCTTCCCTATTACCTCTCGACACCGCTCCTCTTTCGCCTCCTCGAAGAGCGACAACGGATCTCGCGAATGGTCCTGATGCTTCAGAAAGAGGTCGCCGAAAGACTCGTCGCCCCCGTGGGAGAAAAAAACTACAGCGTCCTCTCGGTCATGGCTCAGCTTTATGCCGACATTCGGATTGCCTTTCATGTCTCGCGGGGCTGCTTCCGTCCCCGTCCCGATGTCGACTCTTCGGTGATCTCTCTCACCCCGCTTTCCCATCCCCGGGTTCCCATCAGAGATGAAGCGCTCTTCGGGCGGATCGTTCGAGGGGCCTTCGGGCACCGGCGGAAACGCCTCGCCAACGCCCTCGCCGACGCCGGCTTTCCGAGAGATCAGGTAGACGCCGCCCTTCAGAAAATCGGCCTCGATCCGGCCCGCCGGGGGGAGACCCTTTCGATCTCCGAGTTCGCCCTTTTGGCCGATACTTTGTTTGATTAA